The following nucleotide sequence is from Gemmatimonadaceae bacterium.
GATCGGCGGCCTGATCTTCTTCATGCGCGAGATCGGCCTCGCCACTTCAAGCCTGCGCATCGGGCCGCACTAGCGCGGACTGGCAACAGCGCAGCGCTTGCGGGGCTGCTTACGCCTTGTCCGCCGCCAGCACCGCGTTGAGCAGCACATCCGCCCCGTGCGCCACATCGTCCGGCCGGGTGAACTCGCGCGGCGAGTGGCTGATGCCACCCACACTCGGCACGAAGATCATGCCCATTGGCGCGATGCGCGCGATCTCCTGCGCATCGTGCCCCGCGCCGCTTGGCATGCGCTGGTGCGAGAGCGCCAGCGCGTCGGCGCTCGACTGAATCCAGTCCATCACGTGCGCATCGGACAACGCCGGCTCGCTGTCCACGAGACGCTTGAACTGGAACGTCGTGTTGGTAGCGCTGCCGATCTCGCGCCCCAGCTGCTCGAAGCGCTGCGTGAAGTGCTCGATCCTGGACTGGTCGAGGTCGCGCAGGTCCACGGTGAGCACCACCTGGGCCGGAATGACGTTGGTGGTGTTGGGCGAGACGGTCAGGCGACCGACGGTGGCGACTTGCCGGCCCGGCTCTCCGCGCACGGCATCGTTGACGGCCACGGTGAACTTGGCAGCGGCGAGCATCGCGTCCTGCCGCTGGTCCATGGGCGTTGCGCCGGCGTGATTGGCGAAGCCGGTGACGGTGATCTCGAACCAGCGCAGGCCGACGATGCCCTGCACGACGCCAATTTGCTTGCCGGCCTTCTCGAGGCGGCCGCCCTGCTCAATGTGCAGCTCAATGTAGCAGGCGATGTCGCCGCGTTTGCGCACGGCGGTTAGCAGCCTGGACACATCGCCGCCAATGAGCCCGATCCCTTCGCGGATGGTCTTCCCCGAGCGCGCGACCTTGTCGAGGTCGGCATCGGTGAGGGCGCCAATGACGAGCTTGCTGCCGATCGTGCCGCCCTCTTCGTTCTGCCAGACCACGACCTCGAGCGGGTGGCGCAATCGGAGCGAGCGTTCGCGCAGCGTGCGCGCCACCTCGATGGCCGAGAATGAGCCGAGTGGGCCGTCGAAGTTGCCGCCGTCGGTGACCGAGTCCACGTGCGATCCGATGAGAATCGGCTTCAACGAAGCATCGGATCCCTCGATGCGGGCGAGGATGTTGCCCGCCGCGTCGACGCGCGGCACCAGGCCAGACTGCACGAACAGGTCGCGCGTGAAGGCGCGCCCTTCGAGGTCGGCCAGAGAATACGCCACGCGATTGATCCCGCCGGC
It contains:
- a CDS encoding Zn-dependent hydrolase gives rise to the protein MRRRDFLHHSAAVAALPLLGSGVAGRLATASPLSFGEVPRVNGNRLNGWLAAFDRIGRTAGGINRVAYSLADLEGRAFTRDLFVQSGLVPRVDAAGNILARIEGSDASLKPILIGSHVDSVTDGGNFDGPLGSFSAIEVARTLRERSLRLRHPLEVVVWQNEEGGTIGSKLVIGALTDADLDKVARSGKTIREGIGLIGGDVSRLLTAVRKRGDIACYIELHIEQGGRLEKAGKQIGVVQGIVGLRWFEITVTGFANHAGATPMDQRQDAMLAAAKFTVAVNDAVRGEPGRQVATVGRLTVSPNTTNVIPAQVVLTVDLRDLDQSRIEHFTQRFEQLGREIGSATNTTFQFKRLVDSEPALSDAHVMDWIQSSADALALSHQRMPSGAGHDAQEIARIAPMGMIFVPSVGGISHSPREFTRPDDVAHGADVLLNAVLAADKA